A single Eleginops maclovinus isolate JMC-PN-2008 ecotype Puerto Natales chromosome 5, JC_Emac_rtc_rv5, whole genome shotgun sequence DNA region contains:
- the golga7ba gene encoding golgin A7 family, member Ba, with protein MATEFHNLQELRHSASLANKVFIQRDYSEGTTCKFQSKFPSELESRIERKLFEDTVKTLNNYYAEAEKIGGQSYLEGCLACSTAYLIFLCMETRYEKVLKKIAKYIQEQNEKIFAPRGLLITDPIERGMRVIEISIYEDRGSSGSSSGSSSVSGSTAR; from the exons ATGGCGACAGAG TTCCACAATCTGCAAGAGTTGAGGCACAGTGCATCTCTGGCGAATAAGGTCTTCATCCAGAGGGACTACAGCGAAGGGACCACCTGCAAGTTTCAGAGCAAGTTCCCCTctgagctggagagcagg ATCGAGCGGAAACTGTTCGAGGACACTGTGAAGACACTGAATAATTACTACGCAGAGGCAGAGAAGATTGGAGGCCAGTCCTACCTGGAGGGATGTCTGGCCTGCTCCACAGCATACCTCATCTTCCTCTGCATGGAGACACGCTATGAGAAG GTGTTAAAGAAGATAGCAAAGTACATTCAGGAGCAGAACGAGAAGATCTTTGCTCCCAGAGGACTGCTCATCACAGACCCCATAGAAAGGGGAATGCGTGTC ATAGAGATTTCCATCTATGAAGACCGGGGATCCAGTGGCTCCAGCTCGGGGAGCAGCTCCGTGTCTGGCAGCACCGCTCGATGA